acgaggtccaaattgaagaaaaaacatgtttaagctttaccggcaaaatccccaaaaattctttttgaaatcaagaatatgAAGTAATCGagagaaaatttataattataagattaaaaactTATTCAAGTAAAAATGGGTTGAAAACGAGGTTTGAAGCAAAGAAATACAAGTTTTAGGTCTTCCGggccaaaattcataattttcactttAATCCGCGTTACAATaagaattaataataaaattggagtaaagtagttgaaataaatatttagaaGCTTACCAAAgcttagaaattgaagaaattgctcaaaagtGTGAAACACTAAACTCCAAGTTTCAATAATAGGGAAAAAGGCGAAACATGAGTATATATAGGGTCTAAGTCTTTGCAGACCCGTCGAAATTCATCCGAACTTCTGTGAACGCAAACGAAATATGTTACACTATCAAATTCGATGATTcggactcaatggagatatcatatttttgaaagacgtcgttttcacaaagttgacctccgaaattcaatttcacaactttctgaaccgagggtcaaaatgagattttaaagtcataaaaccacaccaaccatgttatcaACCTAAAATTGACGTTCAGATCTGCTAGCACAGTCCGTTTTTTCATTCTATGCACaaatgtttcaaaataagtgaatgatTCACAATTCAagatagatgttagaaattttttccaaatttacccttCATGAAATATGCATTGAGAGTGATGTATCATGTGTCTTTGCTTTTGAAGAgcgtaaaaatgaaaaaacatgataaatttatgtctttattttttttttaatatgtatgtcaaaatttaataattaacttattgtgaaacggaggaagtattactTTAAAAATAGGTATACAATTTAATTAGAGGTatattgataaaattacttttgaTCGACTAATTTCATTAACCCGACCAAAGTAAAATAAGTACTTACGTTAGTTGTTGACAGTAGGAGTTAGATATTACTCCACCAATCAGATCATTCACTGCCGCGCGTGTAGAAGCCAAttggatttttcaaacttatCTGATCCCTGCACGTTGCAGATTAATACCCAATTAAATTAGAAGTGGGGAAAACAATATACTAGTAGTAGCACAGATATAATagatttgcataataataatTCTAAGTTCCCCTTTAAATTCGAGTGATCTCTCACTCTTtcctactctctctctctctctctagggtttcagtTTAGGCGCCGTTTTTATTCATTCAATCCCACACTGTATCTCTAATTTTCAGGtaaattcactcattttttttcattatatgtttgcaaaattgattaattttttgtataactgattttaAGCTTCATCTAATGTTCAATAATTGAACTTTAGGTTTATTCGTCTTTCGTTCCGATCTTTTGATTCACTTATTTGCATTTATACTTGTTATTGATTGTGTTTTTGAGTTTGGACTGAGATCTAGTATGCCCGATGATGTGCTCAGTTAATTTTATTGAAATTGGAAGTTCTCCAAGTGATGTACTTTACATGAACTAGGTTTTGTAGTCGATCCGTTTAATGATCCTATCTTCATGAATAGTTTTCAGTAATTGCGGCTTATTAAGTTGCTATTATGTACACCTTAAAAAGTGAGGAGTCATTACTTCTGCTGTTTGATTGAGCTCTGGAGTGCTTTTGAAAACACAAAAGGATTTTTTTTGCCTCAACAGTCTGCATAAACTTTACTAATTACTTGCAGCTgagtgatttttttttgtgtgtgtgttgttTTTTCTGTCTACACACACATACGTGTAATGGATCAATCAAGTAATGAAGTGATAAATAGAGTATTGTCCCACGAGGAGTTGCAATTAGTTGTTGGCTAAATTAGTTCTAAGTTGTGCAGACTTTTCACTTTCAATGCcacacccgtgtcggattcttcaaaataATGACACTTTTGACGAGTCCGAGCTACATAGAATTAGACTAATTCTACTTTATCAAGTCAAACAAAAAGTTGTGATTGATTTTATTGAATTGTTAGACTATTGAAAATTACAAAATGGTTGCAGGAGGCGGTCAATACACTTATTACCTTATAACCATTGGATATCagtgatggaaaatattttagaCTTGTGGTTTATTTTAACAATCCTATTGAATTCTTCAAATactctttactttttattttttatcatatattaaTTAACAAGGCTAACCTTCCTCGTAGCAAACTTTCAATTTCTACTTGCCTATTAATTGATGTAATGCAATATATTTTCATGGAACAAAGCTTGCTTTGAAGGGCAGGGAACTCATATTTCTGGAACAAAGCTTACAAAATTTGTGTTTCTGGAACAAAGGCAGCTTAatagatagtttgagtcagtATATGGATTTAGTGGACATGCTAGGAAGAAGAGTATAGGACGCTACTTTTTGTTTTATGGTGTTTCTGTTTCTTTTCCTGTACCATCTTGGTACCTTTTAATAAAATATCTACCTTATCAaaaaaacttcaagaatatagaagTCTTGTAAAATtattaaacaacaacaacaacaacattacccagtgtattcctagaaagtggggtctgaggagagTGAAGTGtgtgcagtccataccactacctcatatgaagtagagaggctgtttccgataggcCCTCAGCTCAggacaaataacagtataacaaacaaaaaaacataaaaataaacaacaaaatgggaTTACACACTTTTAGATAATAATAGAAACAAGACGCTAAtagagtaatactataaactatctattcgagaTCACAAACATCACCAGAACACTACAAACAAGAAACTACAGGCACAGATACAAACAAAGCATTCTTCCCTACTATTACCGACACACTCCTACCCACTAATCCTCTGCCCTGATTCGggcctccacaccttcctatcaaggttcatgtcctccgtaagctgttacctctccatgtcatgcctaatttcctcccttcaatatttcttcggcctacctctacccgtccttaaaccatccatagccagcctctcacacctccataCTGGAGCATCCGTGcaccttctcatcacatgcccaaaccattgcatcctcaacctcacttcccgcatcttgtcttccaccaaagccactcccatCTTCTCTCGAATAGCCTCATTTTTAACCCTATCTCTCTTGTAAGTCCACATATCCATCTCAACATCCTcttttccgccaccttcaacttatggatgtgggagttcttaactggccaacactctgctccatcaTAGCCGGTCGGATTGCCACTCTgaagaacttacctttaagcataggaggcaccttcttatcacacaagagtTCCGTtgtgagcctccacttcaacccTGCATCAATACGGTGCgtgacatccttgtcaatctctCTATTCCCCCGTAtcatagacctaagatacttGAATAAATAACCAATTAGATAAATTAATTAGTCAACTCAATATCCGAATGTCAACATTCATATAGAATGATAACCCTAGGAAAAATAAATTAGCTGTCCTAGTTCTTATCTTGTCACCAACAATTCGTTGTTGCATTGCAGAAGTTGATCTCTTTGTCTATTTGATGTGGTTACTTTTCAAGTTCTTGATTTGGTTAACCTTGAGCATTCAGTTTACTTTAAGTTTTTTGGTAAATGGGATAAAGAAAAGCAGCCATGGGATAGAATATGACTTTTAATCCTGTGTTTtgttggattttttgttttgtttataagCAATCCTGGAATTAATATTACTAGCTTAAAATAATGAATTCCAGGATTAGTTATACTTATACCACCATTGGTGTTGTTTTTGCACCACATTCAGTGTGAAATAACAATCCTAGGATCAAACAGTTAAATGACAAAAATGCTTTTCTCCCAATGTCCTTTAAGAAGACCAAtgttaaatattaaaatacaagGTTTTTCAAGATTACCTACTGTAAAACTAAACGcaattttttttataaccatggtgtccgggccagctttcATGCACCCTGACTAATTCCAGGGATATCTCCCACCTCCCACCAACCACAGATAACTTTGTCTACCAAGTCTAGGACGGATAGGAAGAAcgaagaatcacctagtgttttttgttTGTGTTGGGATTTGAATCTAAGACCTTATGTTCTCAACCGACTTCATTGACCAATAGGCCACACCTGTGGGTGCAAAACAAAACGCATATTATACTTTAACATTCATTTTTATTTCAATGAACCAAACATCTACtaaataattccattattttttAGTACTGTATTGTAATCCATATTATAATCCAGTACAAATTGTTGAACAACATGATCACTAAGTGGATTCTCTGGTTGTTCAAACACTATTTGGCGTTTATGAACCTGAGATATCTTACATAGGGGATATCTCATGTGTTTTCAGGAACCATATGGCTATGGAAGTCACTCAGGTCCTTCTAAATGCACAATCAGTTGATTCAGCAGTGAGAAAACATGCAGAAGAAACATTGAAACAGTTTCAGGAGCAAAATCTTCCTGGTTTCCTGCTGTCTCTGGCAGGAGAGTTGGCTAGTGAGGAGAAGCCAGTTGATAGTCGTAAGTTGGCAGGTCTTATACTAAAAAATGCTTTGGATGCCAAGGAGCAACACAGGAAACATGAACTTGTCCAAAGATGGCTATTACTTGATATGGCTGTGAAGACCCAAATTAAAACATGCTTGCTACAGACCCTCTCTTCTCTGGCACCTGATGCTCGTTCAACTGCTTCACAAGTCATTGCCAAGGTTGCTGGCATTGAGCTGCCGCAGAAGCAGTGGCCTGAGTTGATAGCATCACTCTTGTCAAATCAGCAGCTCCCTGCCCATGTCAAGCAAGCTACTTTAGAGACAGTCGGGTATTTATGCGAAGAAGTTTCTCCTGATGTCGTAGAGCAGGATCAAGTAAATAAAATCCTTACAGCTGTAGTTCAAGGTATGAATGCTGAAGAAGGGAACAATGATGTGAAGCTTGCTGCTACCCGAGCATTATATAATGCACTTGGTTTTGCTCAGGCAAATTTCAACAATGATATGGAGCGCGACTTTATTATGAGAGTTGTCTGCCAGTCCACTCTGTCTCCTGAAGTCAAAATTCGGCAGGCTGCTTTTGAATGTTTAGTCTcgatttcatcaacatactatgagAAATTATCTCCTTATATTCAAGACATCTTTAGCATAACTGCAAAGGCTGTTAGAGAGGATGAGGAGCCTGTTGCTCTTCAAGCGATTGAATTTTGGAGCACGATCTGTGATGAGGAGATTGATATTTTAGAAGATTATGGGGGTGATTTTACTGCAGATTCCGATGTTCCTTGCTATAATTTCATCAAGCAGGCACTCCCTGCACTTGTCCCTATGTTATTGGAGACACTTCTTAAGCAAGAAGAAGAGCAGGATCAGGATGAAGTTGCTTGGAATCTTGCAATGGCTGGTGGCACTTGCCTTGGTTTGGTTGCAAGAACTGTAGGAGATGACATCGTCCCTCTTGTAATGCCATTCATTGAAGAGAACATCACAAAACCTGATTGGAGGCAAAGGGAGGCTGCCACTTATGCCTTTGGCTCGATTTTAGAAGGTCCTTCACCTGATAAGCTGACACCCATCGTTAATAGTGCGCTAAATTTCATGCTTACCGCATTGACAAAGGATGCCAATAGACATGTGAAGGACACTACAGCATGGACCCTTGGAAGAATATTTGAATTTCTTCATGGTTCAACAGTGGAGGTACCCATTATTACTCCAGGAAACTGCCAACAGATCGTTACAGTTCTACTTCAGAGCATGAAGGATGCTCCAAATGTTGCTGAAAAAGCTTGTGGTGCTCTCTATTTTCTTGCCCAAGGGTACGGGGATGTGGTTGCATCATCTCCCTTGACCCCTTTTTTCCAGGAAATTGTGCAATCCCTTCTCACTGTGACCCACAGAGAAGATGCTGGTGAGTCCCGACTTAGGACTGCTGCATATGAGGCACTTAATGAAGCTGTGAGGTGTTCACCTGATGAGACAATTCCCATGGTTTTGCAACTAGTTCCCATCATTATGATGGAGCTCCACCAGACTCTTGAGATGCAGAAGCTTTCATCTGATGAAAGAGAGAAGCAGAGCGAGTTGCAAGGTCTTTTGTGTGGGTGCTTACAGGTTATTATTCAGAAGTTAGGGGCCTCGGAGCCAACAAAGTGTGCTTTTTTGCAGTATGCTGATCAGATCATGAGCCTTTTCCTCAGGGTTTTTGCATGTAGAAGTGCTACTGTGCATGAGGAAGCTATGCTTGCCATTGGAGCACTTGCCTATGCAACTGGTCCTGACTTTGCCAAGTACATGACTGAATTTTACAAGTACCTGGAAATGGGTCTTCAGAATTTTGAGGAGTACCAAGTCTGTGCTGTCACTGTAGGTGTTGTGGGTGATTTATGCAGAGCTTTGGAGGATAAGATCACACCTTATTGTGATGGTATAATGACACAGCTTCTCAAGGACCTATCAAGTAACCAGCTACACCGTTCTGTGAAGCCACCAATATTTTCATGCTTTGGTGACATAGCCTTGGCGATAGGAGAGAATTTTGAGAAGTACTTGATATATGCCATGCCTATGCTCCAGAGTGCTGCAGAGCTTTCAGCACACACATCTGGTGGTGATGATGAGATGTTAGATTACACGAATCTTCTGAGAAATGGAATCTTGGAGGCTTATTCCGGCATATTTCAGGGCTTCAAGAACTCACCTAAGACTCAGCTTCTGATATCCTATGCACCTCATATCCTTCAATTCCTGGATAGTATTTATATGGAGAAAGACATGTAAGTATTCTAGTTCTCTTTTTTGCTCTATTCATGAAGGCCATTGGTGTTCTGATTTCCTGGATTTTTACCCCCTTTTCTCAAATTACAGGGATGATGTGGTAATGAAGACAGCTATTGGAGTTCTGGGAGATTTAGCAGATACTCTGGGCAGTAATGCCGGTTCTCTGATTCAACAATCAGTATCGAGCAAAGACTTTTTGATTGAATGCTTGTCGTCAGATGACCATTTGATTAAGGAATCTGCTCTGTGGGCCCAGATGGCTATTAGCCGTGCCATTTCAGTTTAAAGTTGTGGGTACTTGAtgcaaacttttttttttcatgtccCTGCATGCATGTAGTTGTGTCGAGTCGGATCCAATATTGCATTCATGTGTCAAGTCATTGCCATTTTCTGACAATGGAAGAAATTTGCATTCAAGTTGTCAGACGCATGTATCAGCACCATGGGAGGGGTTATTTTGCTTTGCCATGGAGGTGTTGGGTCATGGTGATTGCTCAGGGGGGTGAAGGCCTTCCACTTTGGAGTGGATGCGATGTTACTGATGCTGTATATTGGGTTGGAAGGGAATTTTCTTGTAACTAGCTGAAGAAAACAAGGCTCCTGTCTTTTCTCTTTGCTTGTGGATCTGACCTGGTGCTCTAGCAAGAAATGCCGAGGTCCTGATGTTCCTCTTTTCTTCAAGGGGTTTTCATGGTCAGCATGTACAAGTCCCAGTTTTGGTAGTCTTGATACTTAGCCAtagcttcttttgatttttctcacaaatatataaatatatttttcgttGGTCAAGTCCGCGTCTTGTCGCAATCAGCTGGATCTATAGCATCATCTCATTCATTTCTTTTGCATGATTTATTGTGGATTCAGCTTATTATTTTGTGGCATTCCATAAGATTTCCTTCATATTTTACAACTCTTACAGAGTGTTGCATTTTCGAAGAGCAAGTATTGCTAATGCTGCTCAACCATGATTGCGTGTACTTTTTCCTGGTTACGCTGTTATTGTAGAGTTGTTTTTGAccttttaaaaggacttttttccttttctaggaCTCCTTTGTTCGTGAAATTCTAGTCATTGTCTTTGAAGAACATGATGTTGAAATGTCACCAATTTCGATGGCATTATAAGGAAGTGTGAGTCACTATTTTATGGGAGAGTTTTTTGGCCCATTACTTTTTCTTTTAggtgtcctttttttttttaactagaGATCTCCATTTTTATAGGTAAAGATCTAaaagtcatttttatttattcaaaaaaagaaaatagtgagaGGATAAGACGTTTAATTTCCTCCTATGGCCTATGGGTTTTCCAAGTGCCGCATCTGGTATGAGGATTCTTTTTCCAGTTTTTAGTTGCGGCATTGCTACAAGTCGACACATGCATTTACGTTCTTTTGTTATTGGTGCTGCTTTTGGGGTTTAGCATGTGTTGTAATTGTATTCCAACATAGTATCAGTAATCAATCGAAGGCCAACTTATCATAGCAAATcttataatttcactattttcttgaatcttgaaacaTTAGTAGAAATTTATTAGGTATCTTTATTTATTACTTCTATAGCGGGAAAAAGGCGCAACAATTCTAATTTGTTCCGGTCAAATTCAAGTGTATAGAAATGAGACGTAGGATCTGCTTGATTATAGATTTTTCAAGTAGTATTTGAGAAAAGACTTGCGCATAGTGTTTGGCCATACAATTTGTCATTGTTTGGCATTTTTTTTTAGCAAATAATCCAAATTCTCAAATActctaaagaaaaaaaactagtacttaaattttattttttggaaactattaaaagtgaaatatatttttcaaatataagaGCCACACAAGATAGAACTTCACCCAAAAGacgtgaaaaaaatatttgggtATCTATAGCCAAACACTAGCATAGAATGCATCAATCTTTCCACCCTGTCCTTAAGATGACTCTGATTATTCTGTACATAGGTTAATTAGCAATACAACATTAAGGGTTTGTTTGGTGCAGAGGAAAATatgtttcaattttttatattttgttgataaATTTTTTCAGTTCTTGCATAATTTTGGAAGAATTTGTCTTCTAATTCCATATTAACCGTCTCCTCCTCACTTTTCAACACATCCCACCCCCATCTCCAACCCCCACCCATATTCCACCTCTATCTCCGATAGTATTTTTcctaattaaatataaatatttttaaaatgatatttttgacTTGTTAAGACttatcaaatacaaaaatttgatatttttccaaCAGCTGATTCTATGCGTAACGAATCATTAGACATGCTCAACTATGACCAAGTCTGAAATTTCCCCTTTATGTTATCTACTCGGTGAAATTCCACTTCTGGTAGTGCCCTTCCACTACGCTTGTGTCTTTTACCTAATTGCATCCCTCTAAAAAGGTAAAGAAATAGTCTTCTTTTAATTTCATTTGTAGGTCACACTGCCCATCTCCTGTCTCAAGCAAGCGAGTGCCCTTTATGACCTCATAATGAAAACGTGAACTTTATTTTCCTGACCATTGAAGAAAGGAAGACCATATGTGATTGGTTTTGTAGAAAGTAGTTGACTTTCCTTTGTGCAACTCTCTTTGTTTTCTTCATTTCCAGATTAGTCATCAGTCCTTTCCACTAAAATCAAACATGAAGATTTATTCCTCAAGCAGTAGAATAATTAAAGGGCGGTGGGGGGAGCAGGCAAATGCTTATTAGGACAAAATGGAGATTGAAGAAAGTAGCCCACATGCATACAACAATCTATACTATTGCATAAAGATTTGCATCCATATTAGTGGCAGTTTGACTTACTGCTTGTGGCCTATAGGTATTGCATAAAGATTTGTACATTGCATTCATATTAGTGGCAGTTTGACTTACTGCTTGTGGCCTATAGGTATTGCAACTCATCATTGTACAGCCATTGGGTGGGTGCACAATCAAGAATCAACATAACTGCCTTACCATCTGAAAACTGTTTGGATTGTGAGACCATTTCATTTAAAAGTTTATACTATTTGAGATGATAcctttttatttacttaattaagAGGCTGTATGGTGCTGATTAGGAACGGAGttattattgtaataaaactAGCATAACTAATACCATGCATGTTCGGTAGGTTTTTAGTTGCTCTGTATGCCAATACAGTGTTTAGTTGTCATTTTACAATCCCACACAAATAAAACTTGTATAAGTTATGAGTCaatatatgcatgtattattctCTGTGGAACAAAAGATGAAATAactaagtcataaataacttaccCGCCATAACTCTAACCAACAACCAAACGGATCCCTAAGTCTTCATGACACCCCTTCACGGGCAGGCATGCTTAACGCAATTGGTGGAGTGGTTCAGGACATTATAAACTCCTTTGAAAATCTTTAGGCAACTGATGAGAAACGAGTCTAGTATGTCAAAACATCTTAAAATGGCAGAGCTAGAGCCATGCAATGCAGAAGACAGAGAGATTGATCAAAACAGTCTACAGTCATACCTACTTTTGCAATTCTAGCTACTTTGATGTAACCTATAGATATATGCACTATTATTCTTTTCAGTGCTGGTTTGACTTGTTGGTTTTGCCCTATACATAGGAAATGCAACTCATCTGTACATACAGTAAATTGGTGGGTGCACCATCACCACTACCTCAGGCCAATATAGTGCTTTAGTTACATATTCATCTGAACCTATTAAAAACTATGTATATGTGTTATTAAAAGTACAAATAATAGATTTCAATTCCAAAAAACGAATGAATGTGGTATAAGTTCGAACTCATACTCATAATAGTCACTTTGTTCAAAAACCTAAATCTGCCCTTAACCACTACCTCTTCCCACTCAACAATTTAAGGGATTGCTCTTCCATTCTTCCTCTTCTCATCTCAAGAACCAATCTTTCTACTCAACTGATAGagaaaattcaataagtgcaCCACTATGAGGCCTGGGATCAGAACTCTCATTCTACTCCTTTTGTTTCTCATCTTTGTTTCATCTGGTAAGCTCCTTGACTATAAAATGACAACATTTCAACTAAGCCTGATGTATATTAGCAAATGACATAATGCTCACACTGCTATTTCTCATTCTTCTTTGTGTCATTTAGGTCCTGTTGAAGGCCTTGCCTATGGCGTGAACCGCACTTATAAGCTTCATAAGGTAGTGATATACGGAAGTAAATTTGTTTGGTTGGCATCATATCATACTTTATTAATGAAATGCGACCAGTCTTCCTTACTAGACTCCCTGCAGCTCATGTTTTTCCTCTTAAGATTTCCATCCATTTTTTGTGTACAACATTACCATGACTATAATGACTTCCTAGATTAATATTCATTTTCTTGGGATGCATAGAGTCATGTAAAATCTTGATTTCTTAGAATATCCTTAACAGCTGAAAAGTTTGATGGTACTGATTGATCTTTATGACAAATTGTGTTAAGCATGTTATCCGAGAAAATCCACGAAAGTTGCTGCAGCTGGATGCTGTGTTAGATTATGACAATGCAGGACCTAACACCAAGCATGATCCAAGAGGAAAGAAAGGCGGTGGCAGTGGCAATCACCCATGATTGCTCTGCTTTTCCAATAATCAAACGAGATCATGAACTACTCATAGAGATTCTGATCAAATAATGGTGGAGATATAGGACATAGCAtagcttcacacacacacacacacacatatatatatatgttgtaatatCTTTTGCCCTTGGCATGATTCAGATGCTAGGTTCTAGAGATACGCCGAATTTCATTACTTTTTGGCTAGTGGCCATCTGTTATGTAAGGTATAACTAATTGAAGTTTTTTGTGGTTAATATTCAAAAGGAATCagaagtgaaaacaagtaaaaggAAGTTAAATTGGTGGTTGGACATATATTTAGTTGAAAAATGGTATTTGGAAGTTGAAATTGTATGCATCACAAGAACATAGTACTTCCGaacattttggtattgataaattTAAGAATGCTTTGAAAAAACAGACTGGAAAACAAAGAAAGCACAAAGACAAACTTAGAAACTAAGAATTCTAGGGCATAATCCCAAAGGCTCCCTTCCAAAACTGTCAACGGCCAATGCAGAACCAAGGCCAAAGAGCAGCACCTCAATTATAACCTCACCAGCTGCATCATAGTCCCAAGCGCAAAGATACTTCTTGTTGTTTTCCTGTTTTGGCTTTTATAAGACTTGTTTCTATATTCAACCCCACCTATAATTAAATGTGGGATACACtaactatatattgtaatatcTTTGCCTTAACATGATAGGAACTGCTAGGTTCTTGAGATGCTCATGAATTCCTTTACTTCTTCGGCTAGTGGCCATCTGTTATTAAAGCTAGCAATAATAGAAATTTTGGGAGTCAATATTTGAAAGGACCGAGTGCTTTAAAGCAAGttaaatgaaaatatttaatGGAGTTATACTACGATGTTGATTCAGACATTACAAAACACTTGTGAACCTGAACCGTGAAAATATTTAATGGAGTTATAGGCAGTGAGCATCGATTATATTCCTAATAATTTGTCATGAGCATCTGGTTTTCAATAAGAGACAGGAAAATCGCAGGGATAAATTTTTGTCCGAACTGCCTTAGGGGATTGCACAGTTGACAACCATTTCTACAGAAGCTTATCCGTAGTCATGCACAAAAATTTTGTGGCAACAggtcaaaattaagaaaaagataaTTACGATGTGTATTGGGTAAAGAGTTGCGAGAGATATCGAGGGAAGTGATAGGACCTCTCGAGCGAGTGTGATTCGCAACGAGACAACAGTCGGTGCCTTTGGATGATGACATCTCGAGAATAACTGAGTACAGATGGCACTGTCGTGGTGATAACATGGAAGAAAAGGACAGGGACAGAAGTGTAAGTACTAGCAACTACACGGACGAGCAGTGTACCATCTGACACAGACAGAAGCTAGTGGCAAATGCCTGCAACGGACAGGACACTTGGCATCGTCTCAATGGATATAGTACATGGAAACCCATTCCGGAGTGTTACTATTTTCCATTGTGCCCTATAAATAGGGATCTCCTCATTTTGTAAACAATCTGGAATCAGACTTACCAATATAATACATATTTGTGTGCTCTCTAAGTTGTGTGTTTCTTTTCAGTCTTATCTGTACGATCTTCCTCTCATTGGAAGCTTCCACGCTAACGGAGGACGCCATTTAGGACCTCGGTTTGCCGATCTATTTGCTAACTTTGTTTTACCTTGTTCTCCTTA
The Capsicum annuum cultivar UCD-10X-F1 chromosome 6, UCD10Xv1.1, whole genome shotgun sequence DNA segment above includes these coding regions:
- the LOC107873154 gene encoding importin subunit beta-1: MAMEVTQVLLNAQSVDSAVRKHAEETLKQFQEQNLPGFLLSLAGELASEEKPVDSRKLAGLILKNALDAKEQHRKHELVQRWLLLDMAVKTQIKTCLLQTLSSLAPDARSTASQVIAKVAGIELPQKQWPELIASLLSNQQLPAHVKQATLETVGYLCEEVSPDVVEQDQVNKILTAVVQGMNAEEGNNDVKLAATRALYNALGFAQANFNNDMERDFIMRVVCQSTLSPEVKIRQAAFECLVSISSTYYEKLSPYIQDIFSITAKAVREDEEPVALQAIEFWSTICDEEIDILEDYGGDFTADSDVPCYNFIKQALPALVPMLLETLLKQEEEQDQDEVAWNLAMAGGTCLGLVARTVGDDIVPLVMPFIEENITKPDWRQREAATYAFGSILEGPSPDKLTPIVNSALNFMLTALTKDANRHVKDTTAWTLGRIFEFLHGSTVEVPIITPGNCQQIVTVLLQSMKDAPNVAEKACGALYFLAQGYGDVVASSPLTPFFQEIVQSLLTVTHREDAGESRLRTAAYEALNEAVRCSPDETIPMVLQLVPIIMMELHQTLEMQKLSSDEREKQSELQGLLCGCLQVIIQKLGASEPTKCAFLQYADQIMSLFLRVFACRSATVHEEAMLAIGALAYATGPDFAKYMTEFYKYLEMGLQNFEEYQVCAVTVGVVGDLCRALEDKITPYCDGIMTQLLKDLSSNQLHRSVKPPIFSCFGDIALAIGENFEKYLIYAMPMLQSAAELSAHTSGGDDEMLDYTNLLRNGILEAYSGIFQGFKNSPKTQLLISYAPHILQFLDSIYMEKDMDDVVMKTAIGVLGDLADTLGSNAGSLIQQSVSSKDFLIECLSSDDHLIKESALWAQMAISRAISV